In one window of Rhodoglobus vestalii DNA:
- a CDS encoding NAD(P)-binding domain-containing protein produces MRRRHTDWDEAPKQATFSRAGIINRAEKIRAAVEEVTGSSDHLGVDAAFEETRSFVDTAFDIYEGKIESEQYGWVFAVPGRNETSQGNEYETEVTPFLPILSSVYGVDDKTRQHTTARLAPCVIETHKGRASMKGAVVWTPLYVNAATRLDTNLWRRFVVDNTAGIRHSVNRTAEFAAHRLGARVMGLGASIPSFTQLGKSIKQEGLITTTGHAGTVHLLNETVRHVVETRGTSEKTIGLLGAGSIGSSWAELHLLTDRKHRVSVYDRNHSQVDRLRRKVEQERVDVESHEFNVLESSDIIVSAINRTLDLDEMEYQTDRQISLQGKVIIDDSQPGAFDRKQVEARGGTLIWVVGQDTSDAQALHRPGGYSFGDTAGLHGKGAVWGCEAEVAAICLEDRLDLAVSSHVTHEMATNIGALCHSIGVEVARPLQSFGAPVQLNSESWPRTRSGSSGPIDRNWPSSRFAP; encoded by the coding sequence TTGCGTAGACGGCATACCGATTGGGACGAAGCGCCGAAGCAGGCAACTTTTAGCCGCGCGGGGATTATTAATCGCGCTGAGAAAATTCGTGCCGCCGTTGAAGAGGTAACGGGGTCATCTGATCACCTGGGGGTCGATGCAGCATTCGAAGAAACACGCAGTTTCGTAGACACAGCTTTCGATATCTATGAAGGCAAGATCGAATCCGAGCAATACGGATGGGTGTTTGCCGTCCCCGGCCGCAACGAAACATCACAAGGTAATGAGTATGAGACCGAAGTAACTCCGTTCCTGCCGATTCTCAGTTCGGTATATGGAGTCGACGACAAAACGCGCCAGCACACGACCGCGAGGCTTGCACCGTGTGTCATCGAAACCCATAAGGGACGCGCTTCCATGAAGGGTGCCGTCGTCTGGACACCGCTATACGTCAATGCCGCAACCCGCCTTGATACCAATTTGTGGAGACGATTTGTAGTCGACAACACCGCCGGCATCCGACACAGCGTCAATCGAACTGCTGAATTTGCAGCACACCGCCTTGGCGCCCGGGTTATGGGGCTAGGTGCCAGCATTCCCAGTTTTACGCAGCTCGGAAAATCGATCAAGCAAGAAGGACTCATCACCACGACCGGCCACGCTGGGACGGTGCATTTGCTGAACGAGACTGTGCGCCACGTCGTCGAAACCCGCGGCACCTCGGAAAAAACTATCGGACTACTCGGGGCAGGATCTATCGGAAGCTCATGGGCAGAGCTGCACCTACTTACTGACAGAAAACACCGCGTCAGCGTCTATGACCGCAACCACTCCCAAGTCGATAGATTGCGTCGAAAGGTAGAACAGGAACGGGTTGATGTCGAAAGCCACGAGTTCAATGTTTTGGAGTCATCCGACATCATCGTCTCGGCAATCAATCGCACCCTCGACCTAGACGAAATGGAATACCAAACTGACCGGCAAATAAGCTTGCAAGGCAAAGTCATCATCGACGATAGTCAGCCCGGAGCCTTCGACCGCAAGCAAGTTGAAGCCCGCGGCGGAACGCTCATTTGGGTGGTGGGTCAAGACACCTCGGATGCTCAAGCATTACATCGCCCGGGCGGCTATAGCTTTGGCGACACTGCCGGCCTACATGGGAAAGGTGCGGTCTGGGGCTGCGAAGCTGAAGTCGCAGCTATATGCCTTGAAGATCGACTAGATCTTGCGGTGAGTAGTCACGTAACCCATGAGATGGCGACGAATATAGGGGCTCTCTGCCATTCGATCGGCGTAGAAGTCGCTCGCCCTCTGCAATCATTCGGGGCGCCCGTGCAACTCAACTCAGAATCATGGCCTCGAACTCGATCGGGATCAAGCGGTCCGATCGATAGAAATTGGCCTTCTAGTAGGTTTGCCCCATGA